TCATCCTTCCTCTCATCCAAAAATAGAAGGAGGCCGGGACATAACTCTACAAGTCACATCCCAGCCTCAAGGAATCTGAATAAACGGTGGGCACAGAAGCAACTCCTTCGGAAATAAGCTGAAATTCACAAAAATTTTAAGAGCAATTTTCGTAAATTCCCTCTTATTTCTCGGAGTTAAACACTTCTGTTCCAACCTCTTTCGGTCTTCTATTTTATTTGTCTTTGTACTCGTATCCCAGATCCCTTTAGTTTCTTTTAAAATGATTCAAATACTAGCCTATTTTTCCATTATTTTCTTATGGTGTATCCGCCAAAGTGAACTCTAAGACCGCTTTATACGCCCCTTCTTCAATATAGCGTGATTTTAGACGATCTATTTTTAACAAGAAACCAGCATCCGATGGCCAGCTCATCTTTGTTTCTCCAGTAACACCCGTGGCGTGATTTAAAATTTCGTGTCTTTCTCCTTTTTTCAATACTTCTGGAACACTGGATGAATCCTTTTTATAAATTACAACATCATCCAACCCGACTTTTATATCATCCTTCTCTAAAGTCAAACTTTCCTCCAGCTTGACTGAAAGATCCCAACCTTTTTGATATGTCACGTGTCTTTGGTCATCTACACTTAATGACCAGTTATCATTTTTTCGACGAATAACTTGTTCTTTGCCTTTTCTGACATAAACATCTCTAAAATTCAACGTAGTCGGAACATCTAATATCAAATCTCCAATAGGTGTATACGTTACTGTTACAACAACTATTTCAGATAATTCACCACTACTCACCTTAACTTGATAATCTTTGGCGATTACCTGACTGCTATCCCACGCAGTAACGAGATCAACCGTATAGTTGTCTCCAACAGCTTTTCCGTTGACCATTACATCTTTCACCCATGCTTTACGTTTCTCAGCTGTTGGTACATCTACGTTTTCAAAGTATGTTTGTGCCACAGAAGTTGCTTTCAGCTCTGTATAAAATAAGACACTTAATGAAGCTACCACTGTATTTTTATTCTCTAGTCCTGGATACTTTGTATTAAGCTGTGCTGTTGATTGGAAGGTGACGTCAAATTTTTTCGCACCAGCCAGACTATTGTCATACGCTTTAATCGATGACGTAAAGTTTGATGTTAAAGTTTCTACTTTTGTATCACCATCATATACATATACTTTACCATTAAATAGACTACTTACCGGAGCTTGTGTTCCAACAAATTGCTTGCCCCAATCCATAGGATCAGCGACTAATTTATAATCATGCTTCTTTTTGAAATAATAATCGACTGTCTGTTTTTCATTTTTGAAGATTCCTGTAACCGGTTGCTCAGTGGTTGCAGAAACATTCACTCCATCTAATTTTGCAGACTCAAAATCAAAATCAGCATATGTTTTAAGGGGAGCTGACCAAGTTCTGCCTAAATTTCCAGCTGGGATACTAGCTGTATCTTTTATTACACCATCTTGATGGTAATTGACTGTTACTTCTTGTGCATCCCCTTCTCCTGAAGTACCGCCGGAACCTCCAGAACCTTCTTCTAACCAAACATTTTTTACCGAAGTCCAACTTGCTTTTTTAACTGGAAAATTCATCCTCAAACTTAAACTCACTTCATCAGCATTTGTTGAAGTTTTGAATTCTGTGTATAGGTCATGCCAATAACCATCAGCTAGCTCAGTAACTTTAAATCCATCTTTAGGTCCAGTTACCCTTTTACCATTATAAAATACAATTTCAATCGATCCAGCTGCATCTGGTAGCCCAACTGGCAAATGATAAGATATACCAAACCTATATGTTGTGTTAGGTTTCACAGATACAGTTTGTCCTAAAATATAAACTAATTGTCTTGTCTTGCTGGTCGCATTGGTTGTGTCAGCAAGAACGTAATATTCATTATTGGCAGGATCATACTGATACACTTTCAATTGACCAAGATAGTCTGTAACTGGCGGTGGATCCACATTAATTTGATTGAGAAGAGGATATTCCACATTTACACCTTTATAGAGCCATTCATTTATATTATTTTTATTAGTAAGAGGAATTTTCTCAAAACGATTCCACGGTAAATCCGCCATCGGATGTGTGTAATTCAAAAGAATTGGTGTTGCCCCAAGAGAAAATCCAAATGATCCTACAAATGATACCCATCCAGGAATATAATTCGTAGTAGTATCACGATAAAAAGTAGGATTGTTCACTAAATTACTACTTCCCATTTTATTATGAGACATTCTTAGATGATAATCCATCGTTGTAGCTGAGGTAATATCCATCCTATCAGATATGAATCCAGATAGTGTCTGTCCACCACTTGCTGCCATTTCATCATCGGTCCCAGAATAAGGTGGCGGAGCGACATATCCAGAGTCTTTTGGAACTGATACCTCACGAAACCTGAAGGCTTTATTATCATCTCGACCACCATATTGCTTCATTAGCCCTACTACTTTAGGCGTCATCTTAATTTCACCCAAACTATCTGTTATAAACGGTTGCTCTTGATTAAATGTCGTCCATTTTCCAGTAGCTCTTAATCTTTGGATAACAAAACTTACCCCTTCAAGTGGTTTGCCATCTGCACCTGTTAACTTCATTGTTACCGAAATTTCAGTCACTTCAGCATCTGTTCTATTTATTAATGATGTCTCTAAAGCACCTGTTTTGGACTCAGTAGTAGCTAGCTCATCTTCTTGCTGAGCTATTATTTTTTTATCGCTTTGCATGAAAAAAAATCCACTTACTAAAACGAAACCAAATAGAATGATGCATCGCTTAACCTGTGTTATTATATTTTGTTTCTTCATTCGTTCTCCTCTCATCCAATAAGAGTTATTTTACGACCTGATTTTATCGCTTAAATTTACTATGTTTTTCTTTATTGCTATTGTGTATCTGTTACTCGGTAAACTGTGCCATATTTGGTTATTATTAGATACTCCTAATCAGTAAATTTCAGCCCAAAACCTTTTATTTTAGAGGATATATGTTAGTTTTACTATTAAATACATGTTTCAAACTATACACACCTATAAATATAATCAATAACGAACAACCAAGTAGCGTCCAAATAATAGATGTAATCAGGTCACCTGTTGAAGGTAGCTTTCCCTGAGAAATTGGAGATGTCGCTACATCATTAAGTAGTGGTGGCTGAGAAATAGGCGGTAATTCTAACGGAACTTCTTCCTTCGGCAAAGTAATCATTACGTCTGTAGTGGCATCACTTTGGGTAGCTTCAACTGTTTTTCCGAAAAAACAACAACCTCCAATTACAAAAAGTAGTAACAAAAAAATATTTTTTTTCATCGTCATCCCCCTCTTTCCTCGTTATTTATCCCCGCATCTTAATTTAGGCACTCCTTTTTTTCTTGCGCAAGAAAAAAAGGAGTAGCGTTATTATAAGTAGCGTGGAAAACAATAGCACCCACCACCCACTAAAATAAGATTGATCATTTTGATTGATATGTCGATTGATTTGTTCTGCTTCAATCCTCGTAAAGGTGAAATTCTTCACCCATGTCCAATTTCCACCATCTGCTGTTGTAATACGGATATCCGCTGTATATTCCCCAGCAGTAATTTTTTGATTCTGTAAAGAAACTGGGATAGCAATGGCTGAATTAGGAGCCATTCTCATGTCTTGTTTGTTGAACTTGATCAAGTTTTTTGAACTATTGTTTTTTCTGATATTAATCGCTGCGGCCATTTTTTCAACGAACACTCCTTTTGTATTGGAGAGATCGACAAATAGGGAATAAGAACCATCTTTTAGTTTTAGTGAAACGTCATTGAGTTTCAATACTGGTTTGATTTTTTCGGTATTTGATTCATGGATCAAGACCCCAATTAAAAAAGCAAATTTATTAATAATTATGCTTTCCTCTTGAGAGTGCTCTTCTTTTACAATAGGTTTTAATTGAATCCCACCGGCAAGATACCCCTCAAAAGCAACTTCTGGAAGAGTGATCACAAACTCAACTATTTCAGTACTATTTGGCTTTAAAGTAACCTCTTTTGGCCCTGTCATGATTTGAGCAAGGTCATAATTTAGCGACACATCTTTTTTTAAGTCTGTTGGTCCGTACTCGATTACACCATTTCCATTTGTTTTCGCACTATTCAAATCAATAGCAACTTTTAGAGGCTTATCTGATATATTGTGCATTTTTAACTGGATTGTTTGTTTTTCTCCTGGCTTCATTAAAAGATCGTAATAGCCCACATTCTTATTTTGTTGATTTTCAGGAAATACGACCTCGTAGGAAAAATCTTTAATTGGATTTTTAGCAGACTCGTCAGAAAAAACAATGGTTGGACAAATAAATAGACATGCTATCCCTAAAAACAGGCAATACAATATTTTTTCATACATTAACTTCAAATAAACAATCCTTTCTCCTAACGACTACTTCCCCAATTACCTTCCTCCTTATAAACATTTTTTTGAATGAACAACTTATAACAATAACTATCTATTTCAATCAATACTTTACTTATATTTTTTACTACTTTTATTGCTGTTTCTGATTGCTATTGTAAATCATCTAACGTCCAAGAAACTGTACCCGCAAAAGACTCTCCAGCGGCTTCATCTTTTGCTGCATCGGTTACAACTAATTTAACATCTGAGATTAGTGTCGAAACTCCACCTTTTACGGCATTTGCTGTTTTCTTAACTAATACTGCTTGTCCTGTTGTATTTCCAGCTTCAATTGTCAATGTTTTAGCTTTTCCATCCCCAAGAGTAATTCCTGCATTTGCATCTAATGCACTCAATGAAGTAGCATCTGGTTTATTGGGAACAAAATCATTATCTTCACCAATTTCTGAACCAATATCATATTTTTGTGCATCATTTAAATTCACCATTAGTTTAGATGCTAATGTTTTAGAAGCATCTGCAGTAGTCATTTCTGATAATTTAACATTTAATGACCACGACGTTGTAGCAGCCGATCTATCATCATTAACGATCAAATATTGATTACCTTTAACTGTATTACTAAATGTCGCTGAAGCACCTACAGCTTTTTGCTCCCCAAATTGGAAAGAAGTTGGTTTCCAAACAAGTGACAAGTTGTTTTTAAATGGCTTGTTCTCACCAGGAATTGTTGGATCATCCGATTTAAAACTCACACCTATATCTGTTTTATCTTCAAAACTTTTTGCATCCGCTTTTGGAGCAAATAACATTAAAGCTGTTGCTGATAATAGAGACATCATTACTAATTTTTTCATTTTTGTACCGTCCTTTGATATTTTAAGTATACGATTGACGATAGTTATTGTTATAAGTTGTTCATTCGCTAATTTGTTATTGTAGAAGTTCGATTTGATCTCTTAATAAAGTAAATAGATACGCAATCAAGCCTAAACTAGTCAATGTTATAAAGAGAAGACTAAAGTTCAATATTAATTTAGATTTCTTTTTCCTTAATTTTTTTATTAAGAACACATCTTTCGATAACGTCATTAAGAAAAAGAACAATGAGATAATGGCGGCGGCCCCCAGTATTAACATCCATAAATAATCAATCATTTGTTTCACTCACTTTCAAATCTTCTTATTTTGATTTCTTTTTTTCTTTCTTTTTTCTCTTCTTCGTTTCCACTCTATCTCCATGTTCTTTTTTCTAACGAGAATCATTACAATAATGATTCCTATCACAACTAAAATTAGGATTGTTACAATTTTTATCCATGTTGGCGTTATGATTCTAAAACCGCTATTTTCATTCATTGATTTCGCTTGATCACTTGTAATCGTAAATTCTTTCTCGAATTTCCAATCACTGTACCCGTCATTCGCACTCATCGTTACGATATATGTGCCTGCTCGAACAGTACCCGTGCCCCAATCCATCTCAAAATCAAAATGACTATTTGGCGCCATCATGTAATTTTCAACTTTCTTTTTCTTTAATATCGTCTCACTATCTTTTGCTTTGACATCTGCAACAATCTCTAAATTAGATATCATTTTGGGTTCAGGGTTCTGTAACGTCGTTAAAATCATTTTCTTTCCACGTTTCAATGTTGACTTTGCATCTATTAAGTTCAATGTTTTAGAATCTTTGTAGTCATCACCAGTTTCAGATGTTATCAATCCAATCCTATAAGAGAATTTGCTAGAAACTTGCTCTTCACTTTCTTCACCGTCCACCTCAAATACGAGAGCTCCCATCTTTACCCCTTTGTAATTTTCACTAGGTGGGGTAAGTTTAAAAACAGCTTCCTTCTCTTCAAAGTTTTCAACTGTTAAACTTGGTGTTTCTACAGTAACAATCTTACTGATAGGGTCATGAAGAGTTGTATCAAGCATTTTTTTATTCTCTGTATATTCGATTGTTCCGCTGTCTCCTGTAAATGCATCTGTAGTGTACAACTTTAATTTGATTGGCTCTTTTTGCGTGCTTTTCACTTTTACTTTTAATAATTGTTCTTCTTCCGGAACTGTTTGGATATAAAAATAACTTTTTTCTGGATCGATTTGTTTCCCATTAAGAACTGCTGAAACTGTATAACCTAAATTGGAACTTTCATCAGCAAACGATTTATCTGGAAATAACCATAAGAACAAACTCATAAATAATACGACATATAATATTTTGTTTTTCTTTATCAAGATTTTGATTTCTCCTTATTAAAATAGGTTAAAATTCTATTTTTTTATTGTTTCGATGTAAATACTTGCATAATATTCACTATCTTCTCTATATATTTCTTCACCTAATATCAATTTTTCTTTTTCTTGCCATTGAGTGATAAAATCAACTGCTACTTTTATAGCCTGTTCTTCTGTCTCAAACGGGCCTTTAATTTCAATTACTTCTCCCTCTTCATAGTCGATCTCTTCCTTACGATAACCAATCGCTGCTAGAATCGATATGATATAAACTAAACTTGCAGCTAAAACAAATAAAATGAAGAAAACAATTCCAGCTACATTGAAAATTAAAGATAAACAGCTAATTAAATTTATAACTAAAAACAATTGAACGATTCCTTTATAACGTTGATCTTTTTTATCTACTAAATAGACTAAATAAGTAAAAAATAAAGTAATTGACATTAAAATGAAACTTACTATGAAGTAAATGAACGACTCCATCCAATTGTCATGTAAAAACGATAGTAGTTGTAGGAATAGTGATAATCGTTTATCCAAAAAAAAGTAAGCTTCTTCGTAGAAGGTATAAAACTTTATCAAGTACCCGATCCAACTTATGCTCAAGATCGCTTGGATAGAATAGAAACGCCATTTGTTTTTTCTGTTACTTGTAGCTGTGGTGTCCATCTTATTAGTTCATTCCTTTATTATTTTTTTGCGTACTTTCATGTACAAGAGCATAGCCGATTGTACGGATAGTCTTTAAGTATTTCGGTTTCGCAGTGTTCTCTTCTATTTTAGTTCTTATGTGAAACACTAAATTAGCTACTTGATAACGTTTATTTTCTATCTCTTTATCCCATAAAACCTTATAAATCTCTTCATAGGTTGCACCTTTTCCTTGTTTGTCATTTAAATAACTAACTAATCTGTACTCAAGGCGGGTTAAAGAAATTTCATTTCCGTTTTCTAAACATATAGAATGATTGTAGTCATTTAATTGAATTTGTTTCTCTTCTTTTTCTTGTATCATCAGTTGGTCAGATTTCGTTCTTTGATGAAGCACATTAGAAATGATTTCCCCAAATTCACGAGGTTTTATATGTTGGTCGAATACAATTGTTGCGCCCAATTGTAAGTAAATTAAACGTTCAACCTGGGTGCTTTCTCGTAGTAAAATAAATACAAATGGCACCTCACTTTTTTTAATAGTAAAAAGCATTTCACTAATTTGTTCAACAGATTCTCCTAGACTTTCTCCTGAATGATCGAGGATGATGGCTTCTAGTTTTGTCTGCTTTGCTTCAGTTGTATATTTTTCCAACGGTAAAAGTGTATATTTTTTTTCTTTAAGTACATCTATATATAATGAAGAGGGATTTTCGAAATGATATAAACCTATATTTTTCATTAAATCCTTCCTCCTTTCATGTTTTATTGTTTTTTGTTATACTACGAGGTAGAAAAATGATTGAATTTCTATTTTTATTTTTCTCAGAATTAACCCTTATAAGAAGAAAAGTTTCTATGCCTTACAACAAGCGAGTTTGTTTTCAAGTTGACGTTTTTTTTGACGGTTAATACTCTAAGTTTAATTGTGCATCAATAACAGATATTGCTTTTTCTCTTGTTTCCCACAAAGAGCTGGCATAAGTATCTAAGGTTAGCTTGATTGATTGATGCCCCAATAAGCTACTTAATGTAGCGATATCAATTCCGTTCTCAATACAGCGAGTCGCAAAAGTATGCCGTAACGCGTGAAAATGTATAGGCTCGATTCCTGCTTTTAACATAGTTTTTTTAAACCGATAATTGATCAATCTAGGCTCCGCATATGAATTTTTATGATTGATTACATAC
This genomic stretch from Enterococcus haemoperoxidus ATCC BAA-382 harbors:
- a CDS encoding MucBP domain-containing protein; amino-acid sequence: MKKQNIITQVKRCIILFGFVLVSGFFFMQSDKKIIAQQEDELATTESKTGALETSLINRTDAEVTEISVTMKLTGADGKPLEGVSFVIQRLRATGKWTTFNQEQPFITDSLGEIKMTPKVVGLMKQYGGRDDNKAFRFREVSVPKDSGYVAPPPYSGTDDEMAASGGQTLSGFISDRMDITSATTMDYHLRMSHNKMGSSNLVNNPTFYRDTTTNYIPGWVSFVGSFGFSLGATPILLNYTHPMADLPWNRFEKIPLTNKNNINEWLYKGVNVEYPLLNQINVDPPPVTDYLGQLKVYQYDPANNEYYVLADTTNATSKTRQLVYILGQTVSVKPNTTYRFGISYHLPVGLPDAAGSIEIVFYNGKRVTGPKDGFKVTELADGYWHDLYTEFKTSTNADEVSLSLRMNFPVKKASWTSVKNVWLEEGSGGSGGTSGEGDAQEVTVNYHQDGVIKDTASIPAGNLGRTWSAPLKTYADFDFESAKLDGVNVSATTEQPVTGIFKNEKQTVDYYFKKKHDYKLVADPMDWGKQFVGTQAPVSSLFNGKVYVYDGDTKVETLTSNFTSSIKAYDNSLAGAKKFDVTFQSTAQLNTKYPGLENKNTVVASLSVLFYTELKATSVAQTYFENVDVPTAEKRKAWVKDVMVNGKAVGDNYTVDLVTAWDSSQVIAKDYQVKVSSGELSEIVVVTVTYTPIGDLILDVPTTLNFRDVYVRKGKEQVIRRKNDNWSLSVDDQRHVTYQKGWDLSVKLEESLTLEKDDIKVGLDDVVIYKKDSSSVPEVLKKGERHEILNHATGVTGETKMSWPSDAGFLLKIDRLKSRYIEEGAYKAVLEFTLADTP
- a CDS encoding DUF916 and DUF3324 domain-containing protein, with amino-acid sequence MYEKILYCLFLGIACLFICPTIVFSDESAKNPIKDFSYEVVFPENQQNKNVGYYDLLMKPGEKQTIQLKMHNISDKPLKVAIDLNSAKTNGNGVIEYGPTDLKKDVSLNYDLAQIMTGPKEVTLKPNSTEIVEFVITLPEVAFEGYLAGGIQLKPIVKEEHSQEESIIINKFAFLIGVLIHESNTEKIKPVLKLNDVSLKLKDGSYSLFVDLSNTKGVFVEKMAAAINIRKNNSSKNLIKFNKQDMRMAPNSAIAIPVSLQNQKITAGEYTADIRITTADGGNWTWVKNFTFTRIEAEQINRHINQNDQSYFSGWWVLLFSTLLIITLLLFFLRKKKRSA
- a CDS encoding WxL domain-containing protein — translated: MKKLVMMSLLSATALMLFAPKADAKSFEDKTDIGVSFKSDDPTIPGENKPFKNNLSLVWKPTSFQFGEQKAVGASATFSNTVKGNQYLIVNDDRSAATTSWSLNVKLSEMTTADASKTLASKLMVNLNDAQKYDIGSEIGEDNDFVPNKPDATSLSALDANAGITLGDGKAKTLTIEAGNTTGQAVLVKKTANAVKGGVSTLISDVKLVVTDAAKDEAAGESFAGTVSWTLDDLQ
- a CDS encoding DUF916 and DUF3324 domain-containing protein, with translation MIKKNKILYVVLFMSLFLWLFPDKSFADESSNLGYTVSAVLNGKQIDPEKSYFYIQTVPEEEQLLKVKVKSTQKEPIKLKLYTTDAFTGDSGTIEYTENKKMLDTTLHDPISKIVTVETPSLTVENFEEKEAVFKLTPPSENYKGVKMGALVFEVDGEESEEQVSSKFSYRIGLITSETGDDYKDSKTLNLIDAKSTLKRGKKMILTTLQNPEPKMISNLEIVADVKAKDSETILKKKKVENYMMAPNSHFDFEMDWGTGTVRAGTYIVTMSANDGYSDWKFEKEFTITSDQAKSMNENSGFRIITPTWIKIVTILILVVIGIIIVMILVRKKNMEIEWKRRREKRKKKRNQNKKI
- a CDS encoding winged helix-turn-helix domain-containing protein — protein: MKNIGLYHFENPSSLYIDVLKEKKYTLLPLEKYTTEAKQTKLEAIILDHSGESLGESVEQISEMLFTIKKSEVPFVFILLRESTQVERLIYLQLGATIVFDQHIKPREFGEIISNVLHQRTKSDQLMIQEKEEKQIQLNDYNHSICLENGNEISLTRLEYRLVSYLNDKQGKGATYEEIYKVLWDKEIENKRYQVANLVFHIRTKIEENTAKPKYLKTIRTIGYALVHESTQKNNKGMN